From the genome of Perca fluviatilis chromosome 1, GENO_Pfluv_1.0, whole genome shotgun sequence, one region includes:
- the LOC120556938 gene encoding galactosylceramide sulfotransferase-like, whose product MEEKGREQEKDAERKCEQEQEEGTEKKRKCGLSEHSTQPTTNSSQHDNNICAPKVDIMFMKTHKTASSTFLNILFRFGEKHKLKFAFPNSRNDFFYPSPFQHTYVQGYKSGMCFNIMCNHMRFNAPEVAKVLPRDTFYSTILRDPAGLFESSFHYYGHVVPLTWSIPGEDKMAEFLRDPKQYFSPDGFNSFLKNKMFFDFGQDNTLDTDDPRVEGSIMVIAERFHLVMLMEHSEESLILLKDALCWEMDDLVFFRLNSRKESTVPKLTPELRAKALQWNNIDWKLYKHFNLTFWKKVEAYGRKRMADDVAELRRRNAELVEICIEGVHSVEAGSIHEAAMQLWQPIGEKSSVGYNLKENVDKAYEELCRKMLTPEIQYLTDLGVNLWVTKLWGHVRNIINW is encoded by the exons atGGAAGAGAAGGGCAGGGAGCAGGAGAAGGATGCTGAGAGGAAATGTGAGCAGGAGCAAGAGGAAGgaacagagaagaagagaaaatg TGGG TTGTCTGAGCACAGCACCCAGCCAACCACAAACAGCTCACAGCATGACAATAACATTTGTGCTCCAAAAGTAGATATCATGTTTATGAAGACCCATAAAACTGCCAGCAGCACCTTCCTGAACATACTGTTCCGCTTTGGAGAGAAGCACAAACTCAAATTTGCCTTCCCTAACAGCCGGAACGACTTCTTCTACCCCTCACCTTTTCAGCACACGTACGTTCAAGGCTACAAATCCGGAATGTGTTTTAACATTATGTGTAACCACATGCGATTCAATGCACCTGAGGTGGCCAAAGTGCTGCCAAGAGACACTTTCTACAGTACAATATTGCGAGATCCGGCAGGGCTCTTTGAGTCATCCTTTCATTACTATGGTCATGTTGTTCCTCTGACCTGGAGCATACCAGGGGAGGATAAGATGGCTGAGTTCCTGCGTGATCCTAAACAATACTTCAGCCCAGATGGATTTAACTCCTTCCTGAAGAACAAGATGTTCTTTGACTTTGGGCAGGACAACACTCTGGATACCGACGACCCACGTGTAGAGGGGAGCATCATGGTTATCGCTGAGCGTTTTCACTTAGTTATGCTAATGGAGCACTCTGAGGAATCGCTCATCCTGCTTAAGGATGCTCTCTGTTGGGAGATGGATGATCTTGTCTTCTTCAGGCTCAACTCCCGTAAGGAATCCACTGTGCCTAAACTGACTCCTGAGCTTAGGGCAAAGGCCCTGCAGTGGAATAACATTGACTGGAAGCTTTACAAACATTTTAACCTGACCTTCTGGAAGAAAGTGGAGGCTTATGGAAGAAAGCGTATGGCAGACGACGTCGCAGAGCTCAGGAGGAGGAACGCAGAATTGGTAGAGATCTGCATTGAGGGAGTTCACTCTGTCGAGGCTGGAAGTATTCATGAGGCGGCCATGCAGCTGTGGCAGCCCATCGGAGAGAAGTCAAGCGTAGGATACaatttgaaagaaaatgtagACAAAGCCTATGAGGAGTTGTGCCGAAAGATGTTAACCCCAGAAATACAATATTTGACAGACTTGGGGGTTAACCTGTGGGTCACTAAGCTGTGGGGACATGTGAGGAATATAATTAACTGGTGA